A segment of the Mercurialis annua linkage group LG4, ddMerAnnu1.2, whole genome shotgun sequence genome:
AATTATGATAAGTACATTcaattgaataaatattaaatttgattagaaaTAAAAACAAGTCCAAAGATCATGATTAAATTGGATAACTGACTATAATTGAAAgccaaatttgaaaaatttgttaaaattgtcgaatttaaaagttttgtttagAATTTACCATACTCACACAAAAGGTTTGTTTTTCTTGAATGATTAagctatttttatattttaattatatattttaatactaataaacTATAACTTAAATGGTATAGGTGCTGGCTAGCAAACTGCTAGCTCGTAGGATCAAATCCTCCAAAAATGCTGCTCCTtcttaattatcaataattatatattttaatatcctagttaattatttattaaattttaactaatttatatttttataaaggcctaatcactcaaaaacccccgacctttaatgtttttttcaattctaccctgacgttgcaaatttgtcaattttacccacttttgaattttccgttttcaattgtaccccaattttttaacttttattaatttttttacttaaatgatgaaatcattcaattaactaagtataaagatgaaattaaattcttttgtattcaaaaaagtacaaataagtcctttatttttaaaaactaattaaaaaccataatcaaattaacactaatttaaattcctaattaatttaacaaaatttaaataaattttaaaaacatgcaattaatatatattagacgtggagaatgtttttaaatttttttcaaataaaaaaggcattaatttaatattttagggtacaattgaaacacaaaaatgcaaaatagggtaaaattgacaaatttacaacgtcagggtatgattgaaaaggggctaaaaggtcggggttttttaaggtattaggccttttataaattatagttAGTGATTTTTTAGGAGTTTTAAAGTTGTTGTTAGGTGTTACATTATCCATTTTCTTCACTAGAAAAAAAaatggcttaaatgcacaaaaaatcaccaacttttgcgtgtttttggtatttaacacgaacttttaattttggcgtaaaaatacatgaactatcaattttttgcatataagaccaagtttgcatttttttcaaaaaacgatgtcgttttaaggcaaaaacggtgccgttttaggggagaaacggtgtcgttttatgcCTAAAATTATGTtcgtgttattattgcaaaaatcagatagttcgtgtatttttatgccaaaattaaaagttcatgttaaataccaaaaacacgcgaaagtttgtgattttttatgcatttaagccaaaaaaaaaacaagataaatAATAGCGCACATGCCCTAGACAGCAAATATGTCCCTCAACTTTGGTGGCCACTCACAATTTGTCTTTCAATAATTATAATGTCTAAATCACCATCTTCATCTATTTTCTTAGCCTTACAACTCCTGCATTTCTAATCCCATCTCCTGCTAATCTTCTCGTAACCTTTCATGGAAGATCGCCAACTCTCCCAGCCTTTTTTATCAGTCTCCGTCGCCACATCAGCCTCCGCCACAGCTACCACCACCTCATCCACCTCGTCATCAACTTTCAACATCTTCCTCCGGCTACTAACCATCACCTCAATAGGAATAATCTCCTTATGGGCAAATCATGAAGCTTCAAAAAGCTTCGACATCACAATAATTAACCATATCGGAGACGAAACACCCGCCGGAAAACGCTTCAACCTTTTGTATATCTCCAACGATAAAGCCATCCGTATAATCCAATCCGCAAGTTCCATTGTTGAAAACATTCTTTACCCTAATTCAAACTTCCCCAAAAAGAAAGTCAGCCGCGTCACCCTCCGTCTGGTTAGCTCAAACCAGACTGAACCGGTCAAGATTCTTACAAAAACCACAACTCTTGATGAGTTCGAGATTGACGTAAGTCCACCATCGTCAACTTTAACGGAAAATTTCAAGAATTTTGATTCTGAATTTACATGGATGGTTTTTCAAGGTATGGCACGAATATGGATATGGAGTAACAGTAAATCTGTGGCTCCGTCGTGGGTTATTGACGGTTTGGCTGAATATATGGAGAAATTTGCAGAACTGGGCCATTTTTGTTTAGGGAGTAATAAGGATGAACCCAAGAATGTTGCAGAAATTTTTGACTATTGTGAGAAGATTCAAAAGGGATTCATACAACGGTTAAACCAAGGATTGAAAGATGGTTGGTGGCATGATTTTACAGTGGAAAATGGAATTGGATTAACGCCGTCAAAGAATATTTGTGATTCTTTTGGCAATTCGGCTAAAGGATTTTcaagttaaaaagataaaagttaaaataataattaaagtgaGTTTGGAGTTGATACTTGATAGTGATTTTGCTTTTTAGCATATGATGCACATAGCTTTGAGCAATGTGGCCGAGCAACATTCAATTATTCATACTAGAAAATTAAACTTTCGTATGCCATGTATTGTGGTGAGCTTTTTCaagtaaaatttatatttctatCTTTGTAGTCTTTGAAGATTAGTAGTATTTTTTGTGGGTTAATTACACCAGAAATCGTGACCTTTACGCCTTTTCACGAAAATAAcatgacttttaaaacgtgACAAATAAAAACATCACCTTTTATTTTGTTGCAAATTCAATATTAGGGGCGGTTTTGTTGACGTGTCAATACATGCGGCTCACCCATCAAGTGTCTAAGTCAGCGAAATTCCACCGAAAAATATGCCAATGTTGAATTGCATATAAATGAAAGGTTGTGCTTTTATTTGCCACGTTTGAAAGGTCATATTATTTTCGTGAAAAGatgtaaaggtcatgatttttggTGTAATTAACCCTctcttataaaaaatatagctgacaaattttaaaaaatagtgtcATCAGTAAAATAAAAGCTACATTTGCAAATACTAGTcaccataaaataaaattttaaaacatcaaaGAATTGAACTGTACTTTTAACCATAAAAATGagatgatattttttattttaagtaatgAGTACAGTAAATTACTATCTTaattcctttttttatttataggtaATCAGTTTAATTAGTTCATGTATTTGATAAAcaatttgattatgttttaaattgattaCAATGTATATGTAGACACCTAAAATGGGTTAAATAAAGTgattttaaacgatttggttaCAAATGtcttcaaaattaaaagtttggtagttttaaaaATCTCCATGCTTATTCATGTGCTCAAAATCGGTGTCAAATAGAGGGTGATGTGGTTCTGGTGGAACAATGAAGTCTTCTTCTGACGCATCAACAAATGCTAAGGAGATGAAATGAAAGGAGCTAGTCAACCTTCCCATTCCTTACTTACAAAGACATTTACTTCTTGCCGTTAGTACGTTTATCACCCTGATATATTCGAATCCTTAAGTGATAGCAATCTAGGAGGAGGGTGaattaagtattttttaaagaattttaaaaaaagctTGAATTTAGAGAAGATGAACACAATATTTAGAGTGATTTGAATTACAACCCGATTCTACGTCCACTACTTAATCGAATGTTGATCGATCCACTAAAATGAGTATTTAAACTTGAactaaactaaaacaaaaaagtttttttaaaattaaactcaaattcttaaaaaaatgatttctcAAAAATAATCACTAACCTACATTAATGgtaaatcaattaatgtttaCCCATAAAACACAAGAAGCAATCAGTGTAAATTAATGTacaattaattagaaaaaaataattgattgcTTGGTGTTAAGAGTTATAATAGAATGTATAAGCACATCAATATGGTGGTTGAGAGGTATTTATAATCCCAGTAACTGTATTTAAGTCATCTAAAAATATGACAATTGTTATGCAAGAAAATGATCGGCAGTGCCCGCTATAATGCTTTTCGCGCCCGGACACAAGTGATGATTGGATTCTTCAACAGTCATGTGACACATGGCAGACTTTCATTGGAggtattcatatatatatatgttagaGACACCAACATTACAATGGTCGTGCTCGTGAATCCCTGTTGTCGCGCCCGGTTCCTATGTTCAGAAATGGGGGTTTAGGAAACCCTAAGGTCACGCTCGTGAAGGCTTGTGTAGCGCCCATGAGATTTAGGTTGCGTTGTGACTCATACATATCGCGTGCGAAACTACTCTATTAGTtaggaaaattgaaaaatttgattCTCGCTAGAATGCTCCAAATTGATACACGAGTGGTTTAATATGTTATTACATGTTCTAAATTAATAGTAGAGAGATCAAAAAGATTTGGTCCGACAAtctctttctttttaattttgacaatcaatttactaAAGTGGCTAAGTAAAGAGGAgttcaaatatttatatatttttaatatgaaaaatatgtACACACACATatacaaaaagttaaaatatatcaTCATATActtgtttaaaaaataagtatgaatctagataaaattatttagttaattaattagaataagtaaaattttataaaatacattaataattctaaaaactattaaaaaaacagatatttaaaataataaaacaaaaaaataaatttttcaaattcaataaattttagttgagttttttgaaaaattcaaattataacaGAATCTAATTGACCGAGATTAAATAGCAAAGATGTAATTACCATAGTAAAATTGTAGgaactaaattataattaatctttGATTATTGGTGTTTCTACTATTTTAGGAATCTagttttaactaaattttaagcATAGTGagtaaattttgataaataaaagtaaaagaaattaatgtcaaaaaaatataaatgtaaagATCAAAATTTGTGTTTTGCCTTATCAAAAGTTGCAAATGAGTCCATTATTAAAGAGGCAAACTCTTTGTAGGGtccaaaatcaataaatatcattttgcattttaaaattgaagaaaataagtaaaaaacttTCAATTCGTAAATTTGGATGAAAATATTCacatttgttaattttaaattatgttaGAAATTTAACCATAAAAATATCGTCATGTTGACATCACCTTAAAATAAAGGACTTTTTACATAAcatctaacatttgtaaaaatattacttttatacgggtgagagttttcaatatgaaaatTACCATACACGCTGGAAATTATTACCTTTTTACGGATCTAATATATATACTACTCCAAGTCAAATCCtcataaaccaaataattttctctctcatcacaattaatttttctctcCTCTCTCTCAGATCATCTCTCGCAACTTGTGTCTCTCTCAATTTATGTTTTTCTTAActgaaatatcaaattaatatacAGATCGACGTCTTCTTTCAACAACACCGTGACATTTCGTCTTCGTCTCGCCGTCATTTTTcatttatcgttttgatttcagatctggaattttttgttatttttttcattttcagatttgtaatttgttaattttttacttttttttcacCATTTAACATGTATAaaaagtatctttaaagaatttaatactcatttcatgttatgAAGAATAATTTTgcgattttatggaataaaattccgttatttctgcgtttttcttgtgtttctgcgtttttttatattctgcacaacgatttgttgatgatgattgattgctgaattattgtaatgtcaCAGTGTTGtagattttatgttgattttgtgttgatattatgttgatattatgttgatatcaaccgtttttttttattttaacattggcaaataagataatattgtctgtgaaataaactaaaaaattaaattaaattaaattgagattagataatgatatgatagcatcggggaagaagacaaataatgaagttgaattattgtaatgttacagtgttgacattgtgttgattttcggttgatattttgttgattttagtattggtgaagaagaaaataatgatattaaattattgcaatgttacaatgttgatctaatgttgatattgtgttgatatttagttgtttttatcATTAACGAAAAACaacacattatatgtgaaataaaataaaagaaattgaaaaaatattgaaaaaataaaaattaatgtaaaagaagattgaaaattttaaattagttagtttattacatatgttgatttcgtgttgatttcatgttgatattaaaactggcGAAAAACATCAAcagtaaaaaaaagtcaaaatccaaaaaaaatccaaaaaatccaaaaaattaaaaaaatttaaaattaaaatatgtgataaatattaagtgcaagaatataatggtgaaaaaaaaatcaaaaatgatgaTAAAAAATGTTGGAAAATGGGAGttaatctaaaaaataaagttttttttcaaaaagtagtATACAagaaagggaaaagggtcaaataTGCCCTCTATGTTTAGCCTGAGGAGCTGATTGGCCCTCTATGTTCAGAAAGGTGCTAAAACAcacctaacgtttttaaaaaaactcaaataagCCCCTCTTTTTAACACCGTTTGAAAATCCGTTAATTCTTGCCTACTTGGAATCTGACGTGGCTTTTTGAACATGAGTTGGTTCAaacatgtcacgacccgatttccatcctcgaaactcgagccgcgaccggcgctagggaatgggagtggtagctccgaaacccgtagcaagcctaaaaccactacaaACTTATTGCGATATAAACAAGTAAGtgttttcagaaaagctttttaacgataagatattaaacatctatgtacattttctgaaaaccatcaatagaaactagggtcttacaatgcgatgccacatcaagcattgccctgtttcgcacaccaaaaacaaacggtttaaagcgcagtaacaccattcaagtttacaaacatcagagtataaatatacattagaCCGTTTGACAAAACTATATACATATCTAGGACtggtctactgcagcactactgatacATACTTCTTCTATACATACTTCTAAGCAGACTTCTGAAGCAAGAATAGAAGCCTGTCACATCAAAAGACTATATACCTGAAAAATGgttataacaacggggtcagtcgaaactgagtgagttcataagtttacagttgagtattctataaaacaaaacaatgcaataaatcattcattcatatgcatccaaatataacttccgattgaaaccctaatccttgatTCATCGAATTATCAAAACCAAATTCTTTCTTTCAAACAAAACGATATATCTTAATCTTGCTGGTAGGttgcgggatagttcaaccagatcaaccaataccatttggtacagtcccgggatagttcaaccaaggtgactGTCCATCTTAAAGtccaacgatcgatcgatatgaatttcgtattcaaacaaacaaaacattttcaaacacaaCCGAAGGAGTATACAACTtgaacttaactagtgatcacgtagttcctattgccgcccaataggaaagcatgtttcatcggatctatactggtttcaagataatgatgcaTGTATTTCATACAAAGCATTTTCGATAACAAATCGtgttatgcaattcatataaatcattttacgtttaaaagcaatgcattttcaatacatcaaaagtaaacacatataaactcactgcttgctttttCCCCAAAAACTTTATTACGCGACCTCCGTCAAGCTCCTTGTCCGGTAGCTGGttgccttgccggatctaagaaacaaacaaacataactcgagtgagagtctaactcgatagacattctagactcgagatataaaCACACACGTACTCGCTCACGGATCGAACATCACTTTTCATTCAATTCTCGGCATGCGCGTACGGCGACGAGTGTTAAACTAACTCAATAGGAATACGAAAAATCGGGGATGCGAGGGTCGGGGGGGTTGCACGagcgtgcagggaggtacacgttcgtgtaccttgatggtacacgttcgtgtaccttggtacacggtcgtgtaccatatattggtacacgttcgtgtaccttggtacacgttcgtgtaccacaagtacacgatcgtgtactatcGTACACGATCctccggaatcgatttccggggtttccgacatgctatatacgtaaaaacgctccaaactcaaccaaaacgcgtattctaacatct
Coding sequences within it:
- the LOC126676465 gene encoding uncharacterized protein LOC126676465; this encodes MEDRQLSQPFLSVSVATSASATATTTSSTSSSTFNIFLRLLTITSIGIISLWANHEASKSFDITIINHIGDETPAGKRFNLLYISNDKAIRIIQSASSIVENILYPNSNFPKKKVSRVTLRLVSSNQTEPVKILTKTTTLDEFEIDVSPPSSTLTENFKNFDSEFTWMVFQGMARIWIWSNSKSVAPSWVIDGLAEYMEKFAELGHFCLGSNKDEPKNVAEIFDYCEKIQKGFIQRLNQGLKDGWWHDFTVENGIGLTPSKNICDSFGNSAKGFSS